In one Methanobrevibacter sp. genomic region, the following are encoded:
- a CDS encoding TIGR01177 family methyltransferase, with the protein MELLCIQSQEHPQLPQAELRAVMECENIEADIEVVTDGLVILKNIPEDKIDEYYGILTKRLGYTHEVHEIILKSSIERLDEDISSISWPKYISQTFAVRVKRFQSEIDTVATERKAGSLILANCDNIKVKLKEPHSLVRLVAFKDDVYVAIEKIKLNKKHFEDSKPHKRPFFYPGSMSPKLARCMVNLSRVTEGQLLLDPFCGTGGILIEAGLIGCKVAGSDIYWKMKNGTAINLEHYGITDYRTFNLDVRELKMYEKVASVVTDPPYGISTSTGDIEGNDIFKEFFHSIYDNMRDDAYLCMASPHYVDLHPIAEEVGFEIVEQYGIKMHRSLTRIISVIRKKLD; encoded by the coding sequence ATGGAATTACTGTGCATACAATCTCAAGAGCATCCTCAACTTCCTCAAGCGGAGCTTAGGGCAGTGATGGAATGTGAAAATATCGAGGCGGATATTGAGGTTGTCACTGACGGTTTGGTAATTCTTAAAAACATTCCTGAAGATAAAATTGATGAATATTACGGAATTTTAACTAAAAGGCTTGGTTATACCCATGAGGTTCACGAAATAATATTGAAATCATCAATCGAAAGATTGGATGAAGATATTTCTTCTATTAGCTGGCCTAAATATATTAGTCAAACATTTGCAGTTCGTGTAAAGAGATTTCAATCTGAAATAGACACTGTTGCAACCGAAAGAAAGGCAGGCTCTTTAATATTGGCCAATTGCGATAATATTAAAGTAAAATTAAAAGAGCCTCATTCTCTCGTGCGTTTAGTTGCTTTTAAAGATGATGTATATGTAGCTATTGAAAAAATAAAACTGAATAAAAAACATTTTGAAGATAGCAAACCTCACAAAAGACCTTTTTTTTATCCTGGATCCATGAGTCCAAAATTGGCAAGATGCATGGTTAATTTATCAAGAGTTACAGAGGGGCAACTGTTGCTGGACCCTTTTTGCGGAACTGGAGGAATACTTATTGAAGCCGGTTTAATCGGTTGTAAAGTTGCAGGGTCTGATATTTATTGGAAAATGAAGAATGGGACTGCTATTAATTTAGAGCATTATGGAATTACAGATTACAGAACATTTAATTTAGATGTTCGTGAGCTTAAAATGTATGAAAAGGTAGCAAGTGTAGTCACTGACCCTCCATATGGGATTTCTACTTCAACTGGGGATATCGAAGGTAATGATATTTTTAAGGAATTTTTCCATTCAATATATGATAATATGAGAGATGATGCATACCTTTGCATGGCTAGTCCTCATTATGTGGATTTGCATCCAATTGCTGAAGAAGTAGGCTTTGAAATTGTTGAGCAATATGGAATTAAAATGCATAGAAGTTTAACAAGAATAATCTCAGTAATTAGGAAAAAGTTAGATTAA